Within Saccharomyces paradoxus chromosome X, complete sequence, the genomic segment TGCAAAGATTATCCAAAGTCGTCGTAGAAGGCGTAAAAGAGCCGCTGATCTGTTGGACAGACGCGTCAATAAAGTATCTAGCTTACAAAGTCTTTGTATTACGAAAATTAGTGAAAATATCTCCAAGTGGCAAAAAGAGGCCGATGAATCATCGAAGTTGGTGTTTAACAAATTGAGAGATGTCCTTGGTGGTGTATCGACTGCTAACTTGAATAATTTGGCAAAAGCATTATCGAAGAATAGAGCCCTGAATGATCATACTCTGCaacttttcttgaagaCAGATCTAACAAAGTTAACTTTCAGTGACTGTTCTAAAGTTTCATTTGATGGCTACAAAACGCTGGCCATTTTTTCACCACATCTCACCGAATTATCCTTACAAATGTGTGGGCAACTAAACAATGAATCATTACTTTACATTGCTGAAAAGTTACCGAAGTTGAAATCACTAAATTTGGATGGACCATTTCTGATCAACGAGGACACGTGGGAAAAGTTCTTTACAATTATGAAAGATAGATTAGAAGAGTTCCATATTTCTAATACGCACCGCTTCACTGATAAATCATTCTCCAATTTATTAATCAATTGCGGTTCTACCTTAGTTTCTTTAGGGTTATCCAGACTAGATTCCGTGTCAAACTACGCTTTACTACCGCAGTATCTAGTCAACGATAACTTTCACTGTCTCTGTATTGAATACCCAttcaatgaagaagatgttAACGATGAAATTATCATAAATCTGCTAGGCCAAATTGGGCGCACGTTACGTAAATTGGTTTTGAATGGCTGTATTGATTTGACAGATTCAATGATAATCAATGGCCTAACTGCATTCACGCCCGAGAAATGTCCATTGGAGGTATTGAGCTTGGAAGAATCAGATCAAATAACTACAGATTCACTGGCGTACTTTTTCAGCAAAGTAGAACTAAATAATCTAATGGAATGCAGCTTTAGGAGGTGTTTACAATTGGGTGATATGGCAATCATAGAGCTATTACTTAACGGAGCAAAAGATAGTCTGAGAAGCCTAAGTCTCAATTCCTTAAAAGAGCTAACTACGGAAGCATTTGTGGCACTTGCCTGTCCTAATTTGACATATTTAGATCTTGGTTTTGTGCGCTGTGTGGATGACTCGGTGATTCAAATGTTGGGTGAGCAAAATCCGAATTTAACTGTAATTGATGTTTTCGGAGATAATTTGGTCACTGAAAAGGCCACAACGAGGCCTGGACTTACATTGATAGGGAGGCAAAGTGACAgtatataagaaaatagaacCATATAAGACGGGCACTACGCAGAGAAGGAAAACTCAACAGCTGTTTTCTTCCTATTTTCCCGGAATCTTTTAATGTAGCCATTGTTTTCTATTGACGGGGTTTTATGGCATCTCGCGaataataaacaaataataatgacaaaaaaaaatgtaaactCATATGTTTAGGTacataaaagaaaaaaatcagcGAGGAAGGgtagaaagaaaaacgtTCGGAAGCTTTTCTAATAGCGGGGACTTTTGTAAGCCATGTCAATCAGGCCTCTCACGCTAACGGGTTTAGAGGAGCCGGAAACCTCTTTCGAAGAACTGAATACAACGCTACCTCGATTTCAATCCCATGAAACATTGacattagaaaaaaatgcgcCACCATTGGGTACATCAACTTATATACCGACTCCGTCCTCAGTAGGTACGTCTGACACTGGCACGGTTTTTTCTAACAGTGCTGGTGCGTTCTGGTCTAATAAGCAAGCTGACGATGATCAAGATATGGAAGTAGACCAGGATGATGAGTTTTTAAACGACTTCCAGgaatttcaaaacaaaaaggatGATTTTGACGATGCTATTAAAACGAATTTTCATTTGAGAAACAGGTGTGGGACTGCTTCTTTCAAGAACGATGTTTTCGCAGAAGAGTTTGATAGAAAACTGAGTTTTGAAGATAGACCAAGGCTGAAGCAACCTAGATCAATGATGGAGttgaaaccaaaaagaaaactatcGAATAGCGTAACTTCAAGAAACTTAAGGACCAGTAATTCTGTAAGGTTTAAGAAATCTATGCCAAACCTAGCTTTAGTCAATCCAGCGAttagagaagaagaagacgatgaGGAGCACGACAGAGATGAACAGCGAATATTTGGCTACAAAAATGATGATCATACGCAAGACACAATTCTGGCGAAATTCAgttctgatgatgaaggtGACTTTCTAACAGGATTTGAAGGGCTGAAGGGTGAAGCAATTGATGAAACGATTTCTTCGAACGATAAAAGGAGCGCCGAGCAACCCCCTTTCTTACAAAAAAAGTCCTCCTCATCTTTGCCATTAAAGATATCGCCTGCACAATATGATATAGTAAAACACGACGAATTATTAACTCCGGGTCTTCATAGGCGACAACGAGAATGGAATACCCAGCAGGAACTGGACTCTTTTAGAGAAAAACGGCCAATAAGACACTATTTCAATCAAAATGTTCAACTCAACGGCCCAGCTAAAATTAAAACCATAAAACAGCAAATTGATCATAATACTCCAATGAAGAAGGGTTCCATGATATATAACCCGAAGACTATGAAGTGGgaaggaaatgaaaatgttttgaacaaattTAGCGATGTGGATACAGCGAACAAGAAGGCTCTGTTGATAAAAAACAAGCTGCAACGAGACGCTGATTTtaagaagcaaaaatacTCTGATCTACAGCATTCAAGAGCTACTTCGAGGAATCAAAAGGTCGTTGGGAACATGATTCTGGACGAACAAAACTTAAGATGGGTTAGCTTTTCAGAGGAAGAACCAGACCCTTTTGCAGGCATTCCTGAGATAAACTTACCACCGGTTGGCAAAACCATGAAAAAACGCAGCTCCTCACCATTTTTGCGTTCTCAAAGCCAAGTTAACCCACcatttccttcaaatgACAATATTGGCGGTTATCAAAGTACGGCCGCTCAAGCAAGACTCCGTAAATACCATTCAATGAGAACACTTAACAGTACAACAAATGGTCCAGAACTAAATTCCACTTTCCATTTGAGTTCAAGGGcattagaaaaattttaccaCGAGGAGAACAGGTGGTGCAAAAAATTGGCCCCATGGTTTATACCGCAAGATGAGACCATTATCAGtgttgatgaagaaacTATCATGGATGAAAGTACAGTTAGTAGTAAGAGAAAATCCTACATGTACGAAATTAGGAACATGGTAATTAATTCAACAAAAGATTAGCCCTTTTGTCCTCTTATGACTGTTCTTTTACCGTTATCTTGAATACATTTATCTTGCATTCCAAAATTAGAATTTTAAATCGTGTCAACTTTTTGGCCGCATTTCGCGCTtgatagaaaaagaaatgttgCAGAAAATTCGAATAGATGTTTCATATGAAACTAGACCATCAGGGACACACCAGCATTCCTGAAAGAAGAGCACTTGGTGATTAATAAAACGGATCTTTATGAATTGTTTAGCGAACACTCCGAACATTTCATGATTACTTAAACCAGTGGGAACAGAAAATCGAAAATGTTTAACCATGATTGGAAGTACTCCATTAATTCTAAGACTTTCGCTGACCTAAACATTGAATTATTCCGAAACCACAAGTTTAAAACTGTTTTAAATTATCTAATAGGTGTAGTTGGGTGGAATGGATTGAAAGTGGctctttttgtttctgACGTTTACACATGTATTAAATTATTGGCATTCAACTCCTGGTCAAATAACATCATCAAGCCATACTtatctttcaaaatatccaaaTGGTTGTTTAGTGGCTGTATTTTAGCATCCATTGTACTATTGATATGGGAGGCTATAGCAGGGATGAGGATTTACAGAACGGGAAATATCTCATTGACTTATGtcaacaatttttccaGAAACCTAAATTCAGTGCTCAATTATTCCAAGTTTTGTGTTTATAATATGATCGAACGAAAAGGTTTTCGACAAAAAAtgactttttttacttttttccaACTAAAAGATTGTATCAGGTTAATTTTCACGGATACTCCAAGGCAAGTTATCAATGGTCTTACACTATGGTCAGTTCTCGTGACAGTGAATAAAAACGAGGATCTAGGCGACCTGGAATCATTTACTGGCTtaatcaacaaaataaagaacaTTGGTCAGACTAATCATGAAGAAGCAGTGATATTGTCGCTCATGCTGTTTTCGTTCATCATTTGGgctttatttgttttcaagTTCTTGCTTGCTATCGTTTGCTCGATTTTTGTCTATTATAAAATAATCAATGACCAGCAATACAGCGGGTTGCGTGAATATATTTGTGTTACCGTCAGCGAGAATGTTGATGAACTTGTTGAAagacaaaggaaaaaggaaaatgataacACAATTTATAAGACAGGCCTACTCGAATCCCAGACTTTTGATGACTttaaagaagttgaaaatacAGTCGAGTCGTCTTTTAATGATACATCATACACCTCTAATAACGATTCTACGATTGAACTAATAGAGAGAAGGCCTGAATGTATAAGTCAAGATGCATGTGGGCCTATTTCcacaatgaaaaaaacagaaacaATGGAATCGTTTGTCGATAATTCCAATCCACAATATGCCACTAGATTTTCTGCAATTTTAGACTCACCATATATCAATAGCTACAATGGCAATAATAtagagaaaacaaaaacgcaaaaaagaagcgTTGTAGATACTCCGAAGTATGAGGATTTGTCTTCCTCTGGAAATTTTAACCAAATACCCTTTACTACTAGGTTATTAAAATCTACAACTTCTACGGAATTTCGTCAGCCATTAGATTCAATACCAAATACGAGTAACAACCtccaaaaattgaataGTAACAGTAGTAGACCTAGACCACCTCGCTTACAGACAAGCggtttgatgaatttgaacGCTGCTTcaaatgataatgaaagGATTTATACTCCAATGAAGGCGTACTTCAGGGAAGCTGATCTTCCGAGGAAAGGTTTGctagaagatgaagatcGTGCATTCTTTTATACTTAATAGGCAGGCAAAAACCCTTTGCATATTTCATAAAATTAGATAGACGTAATAAGAAATAGTTGTCAGCATGTTTCTGACAAAATAATACATCTTTTGTAAAACTATTTTCATATATTAGAATTAGTGCCCGTTTCTAACGCAAACAATGCAGCCCATATAAAAGTCTCTTTCAAAACTCTTTTGACGGTCTGGTTGAAGAAGAGTTCGGAATGGAGCGAGAATGAATTTACGGTGCGTGAGTTTTTAGAATGGAGTTTGCTCATTTAATttgagaattgggtgaataattagataattgttgggattccattgttactaaaggctataatattaagtatatagaatatactagaagttctcctcgaggatataggaatccacaaaagggaatcgatagtttttatatagtgttattaccttatcttctttccttttatacgttgtcattcattatcctattacattatcaatccttgcatttcagcttccattagattggatgactgtttctcaatctttatgccattctcttgcaccgcatgtTACGATATAATGCTAAatatgttggaatgaaattctaatatcatctatttaatagtatattataatatgcggtgcaagaggatgacataaagattgagaaacagtcatccaatctaatggaagctgaaatgcaaggattgataatgtaataggataatgaataacaacatataaaaagaaagaagataaaataataacactatgtagaactatcgattcccttttgtggattcctatatcctggaggagaacttctagtatattctatatacctaatattatagcctttagtaacaatggaatcccaacaattatctaattacccacaCAATTCTCATGGTAGCGCCTGTGCTTCGGTTACTTCTAAGGAAGTCCACACAAATCAAGATCCGTTAGACGTTTCAGCttccaaaattcaagaatatgaTAAGGCTTCCACTAAGGCTAACTCTCAACAGACAACAACACCTGCTTCATCAGCTGTTCCAGAGAACCCCCATCATGCCTCTCCTCAAACTGCTCAGTCACATTCACCACAGAATGGGCCGTACCCACAGCAGTGCATGATGACCCAAAACCAAGCCAATCCATCTGGTTGGTCATTTTACGGACACCCATCTATGATTCCGTATACACCTTATCAAATGTCGCCTATGTACTTTCCACCTGGGCCACAATCACAGTTTCCGCAGTATCCACCATCAGTTGGAACGCCTCTGAGCACCCCATCACCTGAGTCAGGTAATACATTTACTGATTCATCTTCAGCGGACTCTGATATGACATCCACTAAAAAATATGTCAGACCACCACCAATGTTAACCTCACCTAATGACTTTCTAAATTGGGTTAAAACAtacatcaaatttttacaaaactCGAATCTCGGTGATATTATTCCGACAGTAAACGGAAAACCCGTACGTCAGATCACTGATGATGAACTCACCTTCTTGTATaacacttttcaaatatttgctCCCTCTCAATTCCTACCTACCTGGGTCAAAGACATCCTATCTGTTGATTATACGGATATCatgaaaattctttccaaaagtattgaaaaaacGCAATCTGATACCCAAGAGGCAAATGACATTGTGACCCTGGCAAATTTGCAATATAATGGCAGTACACCTGCAGATGcatttgaaacaaaagtcACAAACATTATCGACAGactaaataataatggcatTCATATCAATAACAAGGTCGCATGCCAATTAATTATGAGAGGTCTATCTGGCgaatataaatttttacgCTACACACGTCATCGACATCTAAATATGACAGTTGCTGAACTGTTCTTAGATATCCATGCTATTTATGAAGAACAACAGGGATCGAGAAACAGTAAACCTAATTACAGGAGAAATCCGAGTGATGAGAAGAATGATTCTCACACCTATACGAATACAACCAAACCCAAAGTTATAGCTCGAAATCCtcaaaaaacaaataattcGAAATCGAAAACAGCCAGGGCTCATAATGTATCCACATCTAATAACTCTCCCAACACTGACAACGATTCCATCAGTAAATCAACTACTGAACCgattcaattgaacaatAAGCACGACCTTCATCTTAGGCCAGAAACTTACTGAATCTACAGTAAATCATACGAATCATTCCGACGATGAACTTCCTGGacaccttcttcttgattcaGGAGCATCACGAACTCTTATAAGATCTGCCCATCACATACACTCAGCGATATCTAATCCCGACATAAGCGTAGTtgatgttcaaaaaaacaatatacCAATTAACGCTGTTGGtgatcttcaatttcactTCCAGGACGACaccaaaacaacaataaaggTATTGCACACACCTAACATAGCCTATGACTTACTCAGTTTGAATGAACTGGCTGCACTAAATATTACAGCGTGCTTTACCAAAAACGTCTTAGAACGACCTGACGGCACCGTACTTGCACCTATCGTAAAACATGGAGACTTTTACTGGGTGTCTAAAAGGTACTTGCTTCCGTCGAATATCTCAGTACCCACAATTAATAACGTTCACACAAGTGAAAACACACGTAAGTATCCTTATCCTTTCATTCATCGGATGCTTGCGCATGCCAATGCCCAGACAATTAGATATTCACTTAAAAAGAACACTATTACGTATTTCAATGAATCAGATGTTGACTGGTCTAACGCTAGTGATTATCAATGTCCCGATTGTTTAATCGGCAAAAGCACCAAACATAGACATATCATAGGATCACGGCTAAAATACCAAAGTTCATATGAACCTTTTCAATACTTACATACTGACATATTTGGGCCTGTTCACAACCTACCAAAGAGTGCACCATCCTATTTCATCTCATTCACTGatgagaaaacaaaattccGTTGGGTTTATCCATTACACGACCGTCGCGAGGACTCTATTCTCGATATCTTTACTAAGATACTagctttcattaaaaacCAGTTTCAGTCCAATGTTTTGGTTATTCAAATGGACCGTGGTTCTGAGTACACTAACAAAACTCTCCATAAAttccttgaaaaatatggcaTAACCCCATGTTATACAACCACAGCGGATTCCCGAGCACATGGTGTAGCTGAACGGCTGAACCGTACCTTATTAGATGACTGTCGTACTCAACTGCAATGTAGTGGTCTACCGAATCATCTATGGTTCTCGGCAGTCGAATTTTCTACTATCGTACGGAACTCACTAGCTTCACctaaaagcaaaaaatccGCAAGACAACTCGCTGGGTTGGCAGGACTCGACATCAGTACTTTATTACCTTTCGGTCAACCCGTTATAGTCAATAATCATAACCCTGACTCCAAAATTCATCCTCGTGGCATTCCTGGCTACGCTCTACATCCATCTCGAAACTCTTATGGATATATCATCTATGTCccatctttgaagaagacagTAGATACAACTAATTACGTTATTCTTCAGGGCAAGGAATCCAGATTAGACCAATTCAATTACGACGCACTCACCTTCGATGAAGACGTGAATCGTATAACTGCTTCATATCAATCGTTCATTGCTTCAAATGAGATCCAACAATCTAACGATCTTAACATAGAATCTGACCATGATTTTCAATCTGACGTTGAACTGAACCCTGACCACCAGAGAAATGTCCCTTCAAACGTTCCGATTCCAACTGACTCCCCACCTCCATCAACTCATACTGAAGATTCAAAACCTATATCTGAAATCAATCTTCGTGCACCCAAAGAAGTTGATCCTAACATATCTGAATCTAATATTCTTCCATCTAAGAAGAGATCTAACATCCCCCAAATTTCTGCTACCGACAGTGCCGGTTCGGGTGGTATAAATAAATCAGATGTTCCTTTACTTACTCCTTTGTCCAAATCTGACACACAAAATTCATACCAAGCCAGTGAATCTGATAATTTGAGTGACTCAGACTCACACAGCGACATTGATACTGACTCTACAAACGTGACAATACCCAGTTTGGGTGGtaccaacaacaaaactGTTCCGCAGACAAGTGACCAAGAGACTGAGAAAAGGATTATACATCGTTCACCTTCAATCGATGCTTCTCCACCGGAAAATAATTCATCGCACAATATTGTTCCTATCAAAACGCCAACTAATGTTTCTGAACAGAATACCGAGGAATCTATTATCGCTGATCTCCCACTCCCTGATCTATCTCCAGAATCTCCTACCGAATTCCCTGACCCATTTAAAGAACTCCCACCGATAAATTCTCATCAAACTAATTCCAGTTTGGGTGGTATGGATGACTCTAATATCTCTGCTACTATCACtagtaagaaaagatcattagaagataatgaaactgaaattgaagTATCACGAGACACATGGAATAGTAAGAATATGCGTAGCTTAGAACCTCCAAGGTCAAAGAAACGAATACATCTAATCGCGGCTGTAAAAGCAGTAAAATCAATCAAACCAATACGAACAACCTTAAGATACGATGAGGCAATCACCtataataaagatattaaagaaaaggaaaaatatatcGAAGCATACCACAAAGAAGTCAACCAActgttgaaaatgaatacttGGGACACTGACAAATATTATgacagaaaagaaatagaccCTAAAAGAGTAATAAACTCAATGtttatcttcaacaagaaaCGTGACGGAACTCATAAAGCTAGATTTGTTGCAAGAGGTGACATTCAGCATCCTGATACGTACGATACAGGTATGCAATCCAACACTGTACATCATTATGCGTTGATGACATCCCTATCACTTGCATTAGACGATGACTCCTTCATTACACAATTAGACATATCTTCGGCGTACTTGTATGCAgacatcaaagaagaattataCATAAGACCTCCACCACATTTAGGAATGAACAACAAGTTAATACGGTTGAGGAAATCACTTTATGGTTTGAAACAAAGTGGTGCAAACTGGTATGAAACGATCAAATCATATCTGATTGAACAATGTGATATGGAAGAAGTTCGCGGATGGTCATGCGTATTTAAGAATAGTCAAGTAACAATTTGCTTATTCGTCGATGATATGATATTGTTCAGCAAAGacttaaattcaaataaaagaattataGCAAAACTCAAGATGCAATACGATACCAAGATTATAAATCTAGGTGAAagcgatgatgaaattcaatacGACATCCTTGGCTTAGAAatcaaatatcaaagaggTAAATACATGAAATTAGGTATGGAAAACTCATTAACTGAGAAAATACCCAAATTAAACGTACCTTTGAAtccaaaaggaagaaaacttGGTGCTCCAGGCCAACCAGGTCTCTATGTAAACCAGAAGGAGCTAGAgctagaagaagacgacTACAACATGAAGGTGCATGAAATGCAAAAGTTGATAGGTCTAGCGTCATATGTTGGATATAAATTCAGATTTGACCTATTATACTATATCAACACACTTGCACAACATATACTATTTCCGTCCAAACAAGTGTTAAACATGACATATGAATTGATACAATTCTTATGGGACACTAGAGACAAACAATTAATATGGCACAAAAGCAAATCTGCAaaaccagaaaataaattagtTGTAATAAGCGATGCCTCTTATGGCAACCAACCATATTACAAATCTCAGATTGGTAATATCTATTTACTAAATGGAAAGGTGATCGGAggaaaatcaacaaaagcTTCATTAACATGTACTTCAACCACAGAAGCAGAAATACACGCAATCAGTGAAGCCATTCCATTATTAAATAACTTGAGTCACCTTATACAAGAACTAAATGGGAAATCAATCATTAAAGGCTTACTTACTGACAGCAGATCTACAATCAGTATAGTTATGtccaaaaatgaagagaaatttaGAAACAGATTTTTCGGTACCAAAGCAATGAGACTTCGGGACGAAGTATCAAATAATAACCTCCACGTATGCTACGTGGATACCAAAAGGAACATTGCTGACGTGATGACAAAACCCCTcccaataaaaatatttaaacTATTAACAAACAAGTGGATTCATTAGATCTATTACATTATGGGTGGtatgttggaatgaaattctaatatcatctatttaatagtatattataatatgcggtgcaagaggatgacataaagattgagaaacagtcatccaatctaatggaagctgaaatgcaaggattgataatgtaataggataatgaataacaacatataaaaagaaagaagataaaataataacactatgtagaactatcgattcccttttgtggattcctatatcctcgaggagaacttctagtatattctatatacctaatattatagcctttagtaacaatggaatcccaacaattatctaattacccacataattctcaaaatagatgatattagaatttcattccaacataATTGAACCGCGAGGTGGAAATAGAATCATTATCTAATATGTAACTTAGGGATTGTCATATTTCATAGAGTTCAATCAAGTTGGTTCCGTTGGCGTAATGGTAACGCGTCTCCCTCCTAAGGAGAAGACTGCGGGTTCGAGTCCCGTACGGAacgttaaatttttttttttcatttattctgttactgaaaaaattaagacCGATTTACCTTGCGATGAGATAAATCCACCGCAGGAAGTGTGTTGCAACAGTAATAGGTAACTATTTGGAGGTTGTATCAATATAGAAACTCTAAAATTGAAATGGCAGCAGCTCTAGTTAAATGTGGCATATGCCACGATGGTGatggaaaatataaatGTCCCAGGTGTGGTGTGCGATATTGTTCCTTGAAATGCTATAAAGATGCTACAAAGCACGTTCATGAGGAAAGCGAACAACCCGAGGCTAGTATAAAAGCTAATGCGGAGGTTTTGAACAAGGATAATTTCATAGATGGTACACCTgcaatgaagaaaactttaaaGACAAAAGCATTCGATGATATATATCAAAATAATGCTCAATTACAAGAGCTGTTGAAGTACAATACGGTGAAGTTTCACTTGACAAAGGTTTATAGAATTTTATCTAGTAGCGTTAAGGATGGAAGTTCTGGAAAAATGAACAGCGATCTGCAAAAAGAATTAGCTGTAAATTATCTGAATACATTACGATATGGTGGTATACATTATAATGAAGCAATCGAGGAATTTTGCCAGATTCTATTAGATAGGTTAAACACAGTTAAGAAGTAGggtttattttcattagcATAATTTCTAAGATTGGGCTTCCTATTTACTTATCATCATATAATATCAGAGATCAGAATTAACAATAGCGAACtttgttgaaaagtttAAATTGCTACagattatttcttttatcaaGAATTTACGATTTAGCTCGCAGGGCGTCAAGCAAACTTGGAAAATAATCATATTATATGAGAAGTCTTGTGTGAAACACTTCTATGGCAAGTTGCGATGCCTTATAATAAAAGTGAAAACTAGGAGTTTATTTACGATCAGGTAAAGCTCTCACCATCGACTTATGATTTCCATAGCCATTTCGACCTTCTTTTTAACCCGGAATCCAACTAGGTGACTATAAAATTTAGAGCAATATGCTTAATAAATCAGGTGTCATCTTTCAATTCAATTCATCTCTTGATCATAATTATCTCTAAATTGTCAGTAAATTCTTCCTTTTAGAGGATCGAACTTTTATATTGTGAGAGAAAAACCGCGCCTGCTCTAACAGGGTGGAGCAATCTTTGGTACAGTTTTGTTCAGTTTTGTGCTGAACTATCGGCCAACTGTTGCTTGCGATAACATTATAAATTATCAAGCTAAAACAAGAGTTTTAAATGCAAGAGATAAACATGCAGTGAGTATATATGCGTTTGTCGATTTTATATTCATAGCAAATATTTCTCTTCAGTTTTTTCTGTCGTGTTGCACAACGTATGGGATTTCTTAGTTTTTTGGACGGGATAGCTTATAAAGGATATCATTCGTAGCACGCGCTTCAACGCAGCCTATGCAATTGGTTTCTCTCTTTACCAAGTACGCTATCATGAAGAATTATATTGAGTAATAGTTGGCATGGCGATTTTCCGGCAATAGCATTGACAAACCAAAATAGCTAACAGGTCGCAGCTGAAGAAAACCGTGCAGATAATGGAAGATGAGACAAATGATTCTAGCGGAAAAAACGCTAAAGAATTAGTCAATCGCAATTTCTGATTACTGAATGtaaatttttctatttctcgGTTTACATTACAGTAATGTGAAACTACGAGAATAATTGCGAAACAGCTCTCTAGAGTCTTTAAGTCCGTCGTCTACAAGATGAAACCGCCACGCCCTCCTGACTGGAGCAacttttttggtattctTGGAATCTTATTCTTCgtttgcaattttttttttctatgtGCTTGATATCGACATCTTTAGTTTATAATTTTGTAGAGGAATGCATGTTTATTTTTCCGCAACTTCATATGGCAGGTACTTGGTTGCAGCATATATTTTTACATTTAGTAATATATAATAACCTAtacacaaaaaaatagccaAATTTTGAGCTGAATGAATCAAGCGTAAAAAAGTGTCATTTTTAGCGCAGTAGAATTCCAATGCATTCatactttatttttgaagatttaGTAACtg encodes:
- the RAD7 gene encoding UV-damaged DNA-binding protein RAD7 (Nucleotide excision repair (NER) protein~similar to YJR052W), with amino-acid sequence MYRSRNRPKRGGENEVKGPNSALTQFLREEGISAENIKQKWYQRQSKKHEDATDEKKGNSEDDGLTAQVSPVVEEEEIDDIGTGSGTDTETAQVSYDARMKLVPADSDEEEYETSRVSDTPVSLSTANNRESLAKKRQNTAKIIQSRRRRRKRAADLLDRRVNKVSSLQSLCITKISENISKWQKEADESSKLVFNKLRDVLGGVSTANLNNLAKALSKNRALNDHTLQLFLKTDLTKLTFSDCSKVSFDGYKTLAIFSPHLTELSLQMCGQLNNESLLYIAEKLPKLKSLNLDGPFLINEDTWEKFFTIMKDRLEEFHISNTHRFTDKSFSNLLINCGSTLVSLGLSRLDSVSNYALLPQYLVNDNFHCLCIEYPFNEEDVNDEIIINLLGQIGRTLRKLVLNGCIDLTDSMIINGLTAFTPEKCPLEVLSLEESDQITTDSLAYFFSKVELNNLMECSFRRCLQLGDMAIIELLLNGAKDSLRSLSLNSLKELTTEAFVALACPNLTYLDLGFVRCVDDSVIQMLGEQNPNLTVIDVFGDNLVTEKATTRPGLTLIGRQSDSI
- the BFA1 gene encoding Bfa1p (Component of the GTPase-activating Bfa1p-Bub2p complex~similar to YJR053W), which produces MSIRPLTLTGLEEPETSFEELNTTLPRFQSHETLTLEKNAPPLGTSTYIPTPSSVGTSDTGTVFSNSAGAFWSNKQADDDQDMEVDQDDEFLNDFQEFQNKKDDFDDAIKTNFHLRNRCGTASFKNDVFAEEFDRKLSFEDRPRLKQPRSMMELKPKRKLSNSVTSRNLRTSNSVRFKKSMPNLALVNPAIREEEDDEEHDRDEQRIFGYKNDDHTQDTILAKFSSDDEGDFLTGFEGLKGEAIDETISSNDKRSAEQPPFLQKKSSSSLPLKISPAQYDIVKHDELLTPGLHRRQREWNTQQELDSFREKRPIRHYFNQNVQLNGPAKIKTIKQQIDHNTPMKKGSMIYNPKTMKWEGNENVLNKFSDVDTANKKALLIKNKLQRDADFKKQKYSDLQHSRATSRNQKVVGNMILDEQNLRWVSFSEEEPDPFAGIPEINLPPVGKTMKKRSSSPFLRSQSQVNPPFPSNDNIGGYQSTAAQARLRKYHSMRTLNSTTNGPELNSTFHLSSRALEKFYHEENRWCKKLAPWFIPQDETIISVDEETIMDESTVSSKRKSYMYEIRNMVINSTKD
- the KCH1 gene encoding Kch1p (Potassium transporter that mediates K+ influx~similar to YJR054W), with the protein product MFNHDWKYSINSKTFADLNIELFRNHKFKTVLNYLIGVVGWNGLKVALFVSDVYTCIKLLAFNSWSNNIIKPYLSFKISKWLFSGCILASIVLLIWEAIAGMRIYRTGNISLTYVNNFSRNLNSVLNYSKFCVYNMIERKGFRQKMTFFTFFQLKDCIRLIFTDTPRQVINGLTLWSVLVTVNKNEDLGDLESFTGLINKIKNIGQTNHEEAVILSLMLFSFIIWALFVFKFLLAIVCSIFVYYKIINDQQYSGLREYICVTVSENVDELVERQRKKENDNTIYKTGLLESQTFDDFKEVENTVESSFNDTSYTSNNDSTIELIERRPECISQDACGPISTMKKTETMESFVDNSNPQYATRFSAILDSPYINSYNGNNIEKTKTQKRSVVDTPKYEDLSSSGNFNQIPFTTRLLKSTTSTEFRQPLDSIPNTSNNLQKLNSNSSRPRPPRLQTSGLMNLNAASNDNERIYTPMKAYFREADLPRKGLLEDEDRAFFYT
- the HIT1 gene encoding Hit1p (Protein involved in C/D snoRNP assembly~similar to YJR055W) → MAAALVKCGICHDGDGKYKCPRCGVRYCSLKCYKDATKHVHEESEQPEASIKANAEVLNKDNFIDGTPAMKKTLKTKAFDDIYQNNAQLQELLKYNTVKFHLTKVYRILSSSVKDGSSGKMNSDLQKELAVNYLNTLRYGGIHYNEAIEEFCQILLDRLNTVKK